In Acinetobacter piscicola, a single window of DNA contains:
- a CDS encoding LLM class flavin-dependent oxidoreductase, with product MTQLNQTPENHNSKKQILLNAFDMNCVGHINHGLWTHPRDESHRFNELNYWTDLAKTLEDGLFDGLFIADITGVYDVYQHGIDLTLKESIQLPSHDPSTLISAMASITQNLGFGVTVNLSYESPYQFARRFASLDHLTQGRIGWNIVTGYLDSAERLIGQKGLKDHDLRYEQAEEFLELCYKFWEGSWENDAVLKDKTNRIFTDPSKVHQIQHHGKFYQSEGVFQVSPSPQRTPVLFQAGASPRGLAFSTRHAECVFIGGDQPEKIKQQVDKIRELTVQQGRNPEDIKIFVGITVVTAETDQLAQEKLAEYASYASPEAGLAHFSSSVGIDLSKYADDEAIPYQQTNSIASVNNKFKENKITPNDLKAQHKLGGRYPLIVGSGETVAKRLIQLIDETGIDGFNLTRTVAPESHHDFIRLVIPELQQRGRFKTEYASGTLRSKIFNHGDHLTAQHPASHFRCQSSTDKQNTEPNSVNVHKQSA from the coding sequence ATGACGCAATTAAATCAGACTCCCGAAAATCATAACTCGAAAAAACAGATCCTACTCAATGCATTTGATATGAACTGTGTAGGTCATATCAATCATGGACTATGGACACATCCACGAGATGAATCACATCGTTTTAATGAACTGAATTATTGGACTGATCTTGCTAAAACTTTAGAAGATGGTTTATTTGATGGCTTGTTTATCGCTGATATTACAGGAGTTTATGATGTCTATCAGCATGGCATTGATTTAACTTTAAAAGAATCGATTCAATTACCAAGCCACGATCCTTCCACCCTGATTTCGGCAATGGCAAGCATCACTCAAAATCTTGGTTTTGGTGTTACGGTGAATTTAAGTTATGAATCGCCTTATCAATTTGCACGGCGCTTTGCGAGCTTAGATCATCTTACACAAGGTCGTATTGGTTGGAACATTGTCACAGGTTATTTAGACAGCGCCGAACGATTAATTGGTCAAAAAGGTTTAAAAGACCATGATCTACGTTATGAACAGGCTGAGGAATTTTTAGAGCTTTGCTATAAGTTTTGGGAAGGTTCTTGGGAAAATGATGCTGTTTTAAAAGATAAAACCAATCGTATTTTCACTGACCCTAGTAAAGTTCATCAAATTCAACATCATGGCAAGTTTTACCAAAGTGAAGGCGTATTCCAAGTTTCACCATCTCCACAACGTACGCCTGTTTTATTCCAAGCAGGTGCTTCACCACGTGGCTTGGCATTTTCAACCCGTCATGCGGAATGTGTATTTATTGGCGGTGATCAACCTGAAAAGATTAAACAGCAAGTCGATAAAATCCGTGAATTGACGGTACAGCAAGGGCGAAATCCTGAAGATATTAAAATCTTTGTTGGTATCACCGTAGTTACGGCAGAAACTGATCAATTGGCGCAAGAAAAATTAGCAGAATATGCAAGCTATGCAAGTCCTGAAGCAGGTTTGGCTCATTTTTCAAGTTCTGTGGGTATTGATCTTTCCAAATATGCAGATGATGAAGCCATTCCCTATCAACAAACCAATAGCATTGCGTCAGTAAATAACAAGTTTAAGGAAAATAAGATCACGCCCAATGATCTAAAAGCACAGCATAAACTTGGTGGTCGTTATCCTTTGATCGTTGGCAGTGGTGAAACTGTAGCAAAACGCCTAATCCAACTGATTGATGAAACTGGGATTGATGGCTTTAACCTAACACGAACTGTCGCACCTGAATCTCACCATGATTTTATTCGATTGGTGATTCCTGAACTTCAACAACGTGGCAGATTTAAAACTGAATACGCCAGCGGAACATTAAGAAGCAAAATTTTCAATCACGGCGATCATTTAACAGCACAACACCCTGCCTCACACTTTCGATGTCAAAGCTCAACCGATAAACAAAACACCGAGCCAAATTCGGTAAATGTGCATAAGCAAAGTGCTTAA
- a CDS encoding MetQ/NlpA family ABC transporter substrate-binding protein has translation MHNNASKNKFIILGIIIIAVIAGLFYWKHHKKAGSEEITIGISPPFAVPLQVAVDEAKQKGINVKLVEFSDWNTPNITLNHGDIDANYFQHQPFLSNALKETGFKLKPIATGVATHVGLYSKKYNSLDAVPENARVVIPNDPVNQGRALLLLQQAKLITLKDPENHLSNLQDITANPKHFNFIEVEGPQTARAVDDADLVFSYPLYLRLAKTIDPNKALLLDDNTNTRYAILFVVKDDYEQTHPEKAKQLKEFIHIYQTSDKVKKALNDDIGEKLWFAGWK, from the coding sequence ATACACAATAATGCATCCAAGAATAAATTTATTATTCTCGGCATTATCATCATCGCAGTGATTGCAGGGCTTTTCTATTGGAAGCATCATAAAAAAGCAGGCTCAGAAGAAATCACTATTGGTATTAGCCCGCCTTTTGCTGTGCCTTTACAAGTTGCTGTAGATGAAGCAAAACAAAAAGGGATTAATGTCAAACTGGTTGAATTTTCAGATTGGAATACACCCAATATTACGCTGAATCATGGCGATATTGATGCCAATTATTTCCAACACCAACCCTTTTTAAGCAATGCGCTGAAAGAAACAGGTTTTAAACTCAAACCGATTGCAACAGGTGTTGCAACCCATGTCGGTTTATATTCTAAAAAGTACAATTCTTTAGATGCCGTACCTGAAAATGCACGTGTGGTTATTCCAAATGATCCAGTGAACCAAGGTCGAGCATTGTTACTTTTACAACAAGCAAAGCTGATTACACTCAAAGATCCTGAAAATCATTTGTCTAATCTTCAAGATATTACAGCGAACCCTAAACATTTCAATTTTATTGAAGTCGAAGGTCCACAAACTGCCCGTGCCGTAGACGATGCAGACCTAGTATTTAGCTACCCGCTTTATTTACGTCTTGCTAAAACCATTGATCCAAATAAAGCACTGCTTTTGGATGACAACACTAATACCCGTTATGCCATCTTGTTTGTTGTTAAAGATGATTATGAACAAACCCATCCTGAAAAAGCCAAACAACTGAAAGAGTTTATTCACATTTACCAAACTTCAGACAAAGTTAAAAAAGCGCTGAACGATGATATTGGTGAAAAACTTTGGTTTGCAGGTTGGAAATAA
- a CDS encoding MetQ/NlpA family ABC transporter substrate-binding protein, with product MSQTSKANLKKILIGVAVVVVILGLAAYRYTQKTQQDNVLSIGISPPYAELLQTVANEVEKDGIHVKLVEFSDWQAPNIAVQNRDIDANFFQQSVFLKNAIKQTNYDLHAFGIGSGSHVGLYSKQYKSLDALPQNARVVIPSDPVNSARALILLDRAGLIKIKDVNNELSTLQDIVSNPKQLKFLEVEGPQTALAYDDADLIFGFPHYLNMAKKADPHSALFLDPIDKKYAILFVTRTDYQDQNQKLEKFIHAFQNSQKVREILDKDFGKDMWFAGWK from the coding sequence ATGTCGCAAACATCTAAAGCAAATTTAAAGAAAATCCTGATTGGCGTTGCTGTCGTAGTTGTTATATTGGGTTTAGCTGCCTATCGCTATACCCAAAAGACGCAGCAAGATAACGTACTTAGCATTGGTATTAGCCCGCCTTATGCAGAGCTTTTACAAACCGTTGCTAATGAAGTTGAAAAAGATGGTATCCATGTCAAATTGGTAGAGTTTTCAGATTGGCAAGCGCCCAATATCGCGGTTCAAAACCGAGATATTGACGCTAATTTTTTCCAACAAAGTGTATTTTTAAAAAATGCCATTAAACAAACCAATTATGACTTGCACGCTTTTGGTATAGGTAGTGGTAGCCATGTCGGTTTATATTCAAAACAATATAAATCTTTAGATGCATTGCCACAAAATGCACGTGTGGTGATTCCAAGTGACCCTGTAAATTCTGCACGAGCACTGATTTTGCTAGATCGAGCTGGACTTATAAAAATCAAAGATGTAAATAACGAACTTTCAACCCTACAAGATATTGTATCCAATCCTAAACAATTGAAATTTTTAGAAGTTGAAGGTCCTCAAACCGCTTTGGCTTATGACGATGCAGATTTAATTTTCGGCTTTCCTCACTATTTAAATATGGCAAAAAAAGCTGATCCACATAGCGCATTATTTTTAGACCCTATTGATAAAAAATACGCCATTCTTTTTGTAACGCGTACCGATTATCAAGACCAAAATCAAAAGTTAGAAAAATTTATTCATGCTTTCCAAAATTCACAAAAAGTCCGTGAAATCTTAGATAAAGATTTCGGAAAAGATATGTGGTTTGCAGGCTGGAAATAA